The Scomber japonicus isolate fScoJap1 chromosome 12, fScoJap1.pri, whole genome shotgun sequence sequence GATGACAAGGAGCAGTTCAGAATCTACAGGTAAGACGGGAAAGTAAAGAAGGTTTTTAAGAAGGTAGATTTTTATCCACtcacaatacaaataaaaagtaaatcaCAGTTTTGTAATTACACCATTAACTCCCACTCTTTTTTATAACTTCtatgttatttatgtgtatgtgcatttcaGAGTGGACATCTCTGACACTCTGATGTATGTCTATGAAATGTTGGGGGCAGAGCTGCTCAGTAACCTGTATGACAGGCTGGGTGGGCAGCTGATGGACCCCCAGCAATCAGCAGTATGGCAGGTAATGTAATCCCATGAAAAAACTTggtgtgaaaatgaaatgcatgTTCAGACAGCACCTGTTCACCTGCACATACCTTACACTTTGCTATTGTGttcactcctcctcttctcatgATCTAACATCATACTTTCTCCTTTTCAAGGACACAGAGGCTTTATTATTTGGCTTCCAGTCCATCGCCGAGACCATAGATGTAAACTACTCTGATGTTATCCCCGGTCTTATTGGCCTCATCCCCAGAATCAACATCAGCAATGTCATGCTGGCCGACACTGTCATGTACACTATAGGTAACATTtcacataaataatatattcttATATATATTGAATGTGCTAGCTCATATTTCATTCCTCCTACTTTGACTTAAAAGTGTAATAGTAGGGAAAGGTAGGAGCCAGTTAGTTTGAAACACCATACTGTCAATTAGcctacatgtaaaaaaaatcaattttaacaTGTAGCAgaattttacacattaaatacaataaatgtattttaattcaCGTTTTGTCCCCCTTCTGCTTTTCCTGTGTTGCCCAGGATCTCTGGCTGAGTGGCTGGCCGACCACCCAGTGATGCTCGGTGGCATTTTACCCATGGTGCTCCAGGGTCTCGTGAAGGCCGAGCTGTCTATATCCAGCGTATCAACTCTGAAGAGGATCTGCAGGGAGTGTCGGCACGACCTCAGCCCGTATGCTCAGGACATCCTGACGGTGtcacaggtcagacacacaGCTTTATCTGTAAAAGTTCTACGTGCATTATAAACAGTGGTGTGATTACTATTTTGTAAACTTActgacactttttttctgtAGGATGTGCTGGTTAAAGAAATCCATAAGGTGAGTAAACAGCCTTCAGTATTTAACAGTTCTGTTTCATCCTGGAAACATTAATGCACCAAGCGTCTCTGTGAGGGCAGCGTTTATGATGTGCActgtatgttcatgtgtgtctgtgtgcagagCAGCCAGTGCATGTGGCTCATGCAGGCTCTGGGTTTCCTGCTGTCCGCCCTGCCGGTAGATGAGATTCTGGGCAGACTCCACTCGCTCATCACCCCTCACGTCCAGCAGCTGGATACACTGGCCCAGCAGGAGGTACAACCAAAGAACTTGATACAATTCAGACAACAAACCCAGTGAACAGTAAAATTATCACTGTAGTAGAGGTGGTGGTGCGCATGTACAAACTATATATTATACTTGTATGATTCCTCTTGTACTATTTAACTGTTATAAAGTAATTGTGCATAAAGGTTTCAATTATAAGTTAGTGAATTCCCCAAGAAATAGCGTGTTGTTTATGCTTTGATCAGCATAAATTAAATAAGGGTGGTGTTTATAATGCAAGGTACTATTAAAGAGGATTGTCATATATGAAGTAAGTACACTTAATTGGGTATATTTTGATGTCTTTTGCAGTCTGTTTTCCATGTATTATTACAGTAGTGGTTTTCAAGCAtacttactgtactgtaaaaacTTGCAttagctttaaaaacatttaaaaatataaaaaaacataatttcactaatcattttaaactaaaagTAATTTATTGCATTATGAATCAATCCAATATAGTATACAGTAAGAAGACCTGGTAACAATGTACACTGATTAGTGGAAATACCAGTATACTGCAAGTAAGAAATAATGATGAACTACCTTTCAAAGCAACAATTGTCATAATTTTAAGATTTATGTAATACTGTGCAtaacctttttattattaaaagtatACTTAATAGAAATAATACTACTTAAATTGTAAATACTGTGTCACATTGTGTGCAGAGATTTAGATGAAGATAATGCACAGTTATGAGAGTAGATACATTCTAATGAGCTCCATGTTTCGACTATCTCTGACACAGACACAAGCGACTTTCTTTCATTGCAGCATTTTTGCATCGGCAAACACTGACTCAACTTTTACAATAACAGCAGTAAAATTACTCCTCCCTCTCACAgttttctttcacatttaatcTTTGTCTTCTGTGGTTGCTGTCACCAAAGGCTTTAACTGTTCATGTCACACCTGACCacgttttctctctctgcagcctgaTCCCACCAACAAACAGTCCATCATCCACATCCTGGGGATGCTGTCCAGTCTCTTTACCACTCTGGATATCAACAGACAGGCAGACGGTGTAGAGGGATCAGTCAACCCCAGACCCCCACCGTCCCAGACCTCACGCAACCCAGTAGGTTCTGGTTGTTATGATAACATACAAAACCTTTGTGGAGATGGTGTACTCATGAACATAAGTGTCACAAATCCTTTCTATCCTATCCTGTTTGTCCTCGGTGTACCCAGGAAATAAGTATCATCCTACATTAACTGTTTCTTAATGATTAAGTCAGCATGCacaatttttaaatgttttgcaatgacctaaaagtaaaatactttttttgtattcttatgaaatgtatttaaattagtTTAACTATTCTGTACATTCCAACAATTTCTACCTGTATTCTATGTATTGCTCTACAACTGATACCAAATTGTATGTCATTTTTTAGGTTGTGGTTGTGCTGCAGCAAGTGTTCACATTGATCCAGACCATCCTCAGCAAATGGCTTGATGACTCAGAGGTGGTCGAGGTAGGAGGGTTTTTAACCGCTTGCaaaaatatgtatgtttatggtgttgtgagtgtatgtgcatgtatgatttgtctgtgtgtgtgtgtgtgtgtgtgtgtactgactCACACTTGCTCACagttcccccccccctctcccctccagGCGGTGTGTGGGGTATTTGATAAGTCAGTTCGAACCCTCCTACATGATTTCGGGCCCATGGTGGCTCAGCTGAGTGAGATGCTGGGGCAGATCTATAGTGCCTTCCCACAAGCCTCAGCTCTGGACCTGACACGTCAGGTACGCCTCCACAGATCACAGCCTGGATAAAAGCATTATCCCTCCAAATGTAATGATGAGTCCAGCATGCTTTTGGGCTTAGAtgtcattctctttttttccattttctttttagatGGTTCACATATTTGCTGGAGAGGATCAACACACGTCTTCCATTAAAAGCCTTATTGTAGTTTTGACTAATGCCACACTCACCATATTTCAACAAGGTAATATTTAATACACCTGCAAATAAATTGAATTAATTTTTATACATTCTGTAACTTTgtcttgattttattttatatttattttacaggtccAAGGGATCATCCTGATATTGCAGAATCATTTATGCACCTTCATGCTCAGGTTGGTTGAATACACCTGTCCATCTTTATGCACTACTGCCTCTCACATAATGATATGGTGTAACATGTAGTGTGTTCATTCCTGTTAGATTCTTAAAAGAAAACCTGATTTGTATCTGTCTGATGAACTGGATGTGAAAGCGCTGTTTTACTGTggtgagtatatatatatattcttgtACTGTATACAAGTCATTGGCAAAGGGATCGTATAGCTCAgatatttattacatatttaagGAAAGGTGTCCAGCTTTTGAGGATTAGTAAAGTGTGTCATATTTATAATGATGAATGTTATGTTGTGATTTTTATTGCTTCTACATGTTTGTGCTTGGTTTCATAAATCTTTCCCagacaaccctaaccctaacccccattATCTTAAATATTTATATCAAACAGCCAATTAGcagtaagatttaaaaaaatctatttttttttcctttttcttttgtccaGGAATTCTATCACTTAAATTTCCAGAGACACCTACAGTGAAAGCTACAAGTCATTTCTTTGTAAGTTGAGACAGAAGCATGCAAGATTTAATTTTACACTTTTCATCCTTTGTGTCTAATTTCAACTCATCAGTTTATGAAGTCTTGTGATTTCTGACTTTTCTCTGGCAGACAGAGCTGCTGCCTCGCTGTAAGGACATGCCATCACTGGGTGAAGTGCTGCAGAGGGATGGGAAGCTCCTGACAGAGACCATACTCCAGGtgaaccagacacacacacacacacacacacacacacacacacacacacacacacacacacacacacacacacacacacacagacactttgtAAACAAAATATTAGCGTGCAGTTCACATCctgtgcatgcaatttatcccTGATATTTAGTCTAATATAAACCTGTCATCACACTGTTTACTGATGTTATgacactgtgtttttattttggtctCAGGCAGTTGGAGGCGGGTCTCCTCGCAGTCTGACAGAGCATTTTTCTGAGGTGCTGCTGAGTTTAAACAGACACTGCCCTGCCCTGCTGTCCCAGTGGCTCAAAGAAACACTGCAGGCGCCAGGGTTCCCCTCTGCCCAGGTCTccacagagcagaaacacaccTTCAGTCAGCAGCTTCTAAGGTAATAAACGCCCAATATTGAGAATATgtgacacaaacaacaaaaacaaacattggcAAATGCAATCTCTAAAaggcaaaaatgaaaacacagcaaagaaaaactccTCACTCAAAGGTGAAAATTACAGTGGTGTCAACACAGAGTACATCTTAAACATGACATTATGAATGGTTTGTAATAACATTGTTATTGTTGGGTGGGTTTGAAACACTGCAATGTGGCCTGACAGAACTTCATGTTGTCCaatgtatattaatattatactgTAAAGATGGACAACCCCAAACacctttcactcacacacacccctacaTCAGATCAGctgcttttccttctctttttgcTTTTTCCTCTATTTTAGCAATAGGTCACCTGGTATCTACTTATGTGTCTTTACAGAGTACACAGACAAGAATGTTGTACCTCTAATATTCTCACACAGTGAATGAGCTGAGACGTTTTCTGTGATTGCTGTGAAAAGAACTAGAACGTTACTGCATTTGAATATTGTTATGAATATTGCATTTGCTGTCTTCAAACACAGCAGGTAAAAGTGCATCAAATCAATTGAGAAAACTgtaatataacaataacaaagaATATGCATGTCATAATTACTAATATGGTAATAATGTTGATATTGCACAGCTTAAATACCCTTAATGTTTCCATCATAATGGCTATAATGTTTCCTGTATTGTTGGATAGTGTTCTCACTTTAAGCAAAGGAAATcaaatacatcatcatcatcaatcactGACCTGGAtgacagacaaaaataaaaatgttaatagtGTAACTAGTGACACgttgtttctttcctcccaggGAGCAAACCAACAAGCACCGCGTTAAGGAGATCGTGAAGGAGTTCTCGCTGCTCTGCAGAGGCCTGCAGGGGTCTGGATACTCAGATTATTAGCCTGAGATGCCACTGTTGCATCtcagctttcatttttttggggAAAAGTGACCCAAAAAGCCAATCTGAATTGTGTTTCAGAAGCAGAAGGAGCAAAAACAAATAGGACTGCTCACTTGTGGGGAGGTGACACTGGACTCAAAATCCATGATACTTGGACTGAACCaaagcagaaacacagactAATAAGAGGACTTTGAAAATGGCTAGTATTAGCATGCGTGGGCTTTgtgcaacatgtttttaataaaataccATTGTCAGTTTGAAAGCAGAAGAAATCCCCAGATGTGACATTCATGGATTCAAAAGAggaactaaaaaaacaaaaaacactaataAACAATTTGTTGCAGCTGCATgagcaactgtgtgtgtgttcacttatTTATTGTCTCTCTTCCGCATACTGTTTGTAGATCATATTCACACATTATCAAAATatagaaacccccccccccccctccccacacacacacctccttccCACCCGAGCCaggcttcttcttctctctgttacAAAGGagagcctttttaaaaatgtgacgtCATAACATTATATAGCTTAGAACTCTTGTACACATATACTTCTGCTAATATATCATGAAACAATTTTATCACATccacaacagaaaagaaaacaagactagtgttttttttaaaagcagacaACATGTCCTGACAGTAGACTGCTTGTTCgtttttttaatcagtgtgacatcactgtgaggGGTGGCAGTTGAAGTTTAGGTTTGGACTGCATCCTtcgtagaaaaaaaaagaggatttgAGAAGTGCTGTTGTAGTGGTGGTCGGTGCACTTGAGAGTAGAAGCTAGTCTTGTGAGTGTCATTGGTGACTCTGTGCAGTTCAACCACAGCTTATTAACTGAACCAGTCCTGACCCGAGCCGTCCACTATCGTATTCTGGTGAAGAGGTTCAGCACTGACTTTGATTCCTGAGGAAAACGAAGaaattcaaatgtaataaaaagatATGAAAGTGTGTCAAACTGTCCTATAATGCACgtttgtttttacatgtacAGTCAtgtctcattgatgtgaatgggaaagtgtgtccaaacttttgactggtactgcatATCAGTGCGAAATCAATATCAAGGAGTTTTAGATGTCTTCTTGTTTGGTGAGATTCAAAAACTCAGAATTAGAAATCATGTAGACCTCATCATAGCAGCTTTGAAGCAATAGTTTTACTCGATCAACACAAGGAGCCCTGAGTGTTTTCAGAGAGGTGAGATTTAGAAAAATGTTGAGATTCTTTCAAGATATTCATTTATTGGCTATGGAAGAGATGACAGACAGGTgtatataatacataatgtggttttgtaattaaaaaaatccGTACCTTGGTGCAACGTGTCTTACTGAAGACGTTCCAAAATCGTAGTGTTTCATCTCCAGCGCCTGTAACAATGGCTTCTCCATCTGGTGACACGGCCTGAGAGGGgaggacagaaacatgaaaggATGATAATGAGCACAGTTATATAGCTAGTTGGATATTAGCTCTgataaatatatgaaaacaGGTTATTTCTGCTATTTTAGAAACTGAAAGCGGGATAGATCTAACAGTTGCATTGCAGATGTATGGCCTTTCATTTGACCTATAGTCTTACCAGGTACAGCACTCTGTAGGAGTGTCCTGTCAACTTGGCCACCTGTGTTAGTGACGGATATTTCCACACCAAGATCTGGTTCTGAGAGTAGCCGTGAGTGCTTACCttaaaaggataaaaagaaaagcaactcagaaagtgtgaaaaaatacatttctacataTCCTGGAATTGGAATTATTTTTGCACTAAAATGCATTATGCAAAAAACATGTATCTAATATTCAGTCTGTCTCTatttgggtcagtgacaaataagagttggcagcatcaggtttgttaaaatgtatattttgtatttatgttggttatatatatatatatatatatatatatacatatataaaatcaaatttttgaaaaaatactggttacaccaattgacactgggttaCATCACGTCATCGACACAATTTAAAACCATTAGGAGGGTGGAGTATAACACCAACACTGACTACAACCTCAACAAAAACTGCACACTTtccattttaatgtgttttaaaatcctAGACCAATATCTAGGTACAGAGATTTAGTTCCCTTGTAAGACAactaagtgtgtgtgagtgtgcatgtgtgtgcatatgcatcCTCACCAGTTCATTGGCATGTTTGGACCAGGCCAGGTTGCAGACCTGGGAGCCCGTGTCTGTGCTCTGCAGTGCCTGGCCTGTTAGTGTATTCCAGAAGCGCAGGCAGCGGTCAGCAGTGCCGCCGCCTGACGCCAGCAGCCCGTGTTGGTGGGGGGACCATGCAATGGCTTTCACTGCTGCCAGGTGGTCACTGTACTGCTGCACTGGGAGTAGGCTGGAGCTGTTCCACACCAGTAACTGACAGGAAAGATTTAATGTAAGATGAATAACAGTTGGATaaattggcttttttttatttcattccttTAAAGCTAGGTGAAgatattttatcttattcactgaccaaaataacaaaagaaatTCTTCATCTCACACCTTGTTGTCATTGCCTCCGGACGCAAGGTGCTGGTGGTCAGGGGACCATTTAAGACCACACACTTCTTGCCGATGACCTTGCAACCTCCTCTCAGCAGAAGGGGGGGTTCTGACATCCCGCTGTAGGATCACTCTGTCACGACTTCCCGACGACAGCTGCTCCCCGTTCCACGCCAGGGCACCTTGGGCACAaaggggaagaggggaaggtCTCATATTTCACTGAGGCTATCAAAAACCCCATTTGGTGTTTCTTGATATCTGATAATGACACGTTTATGAACAAAATAACAACAGCTGAATTTTCTAAAATAAAACCTCTGCTATAACATTCTCATTTTTTCCACGTAGTCTGCATGTCTGTTTCTTTTCCTAAAGGCAAACAGACTTTAACCAGCTGTGTGTGATTCCACTTCTCTGTGGCTATGACTGACCTACACGGGCTGAGTGACCCTCCAGACTGGtcagcttcctccctcctgctgcGTCCCAGATCTGAACGTACCCCTTGTGGGTTCCGACAGCGACCAGACTTCCCTGATGGGACCAAAGCCAAAGCCAGATCAAATTCAGGGACGATCGAACTGTGATTCTTTCCTATAAACGAGTATTGCTTCTCATTAAAAATAGATTCAATGCTGGCAGCTCACCCTCTCATTCCAACAAACTGAAGTAACAGAGTCCCCGTCCACCGAGAGGTCACATAACCTTGTCACCTGTTATAtaacacacaaaatacatttacagttaAGCACTTTGCAACACAACAAGCCTAAAAACACTTTTCAGACAACTGGGGAGGAATTACACTCTAAAATTGAAACATCTGCCCCTGACCTGGCTGGTGCAGGCACTCCACAGGTAGACACAGGCTCCCAGGCCGACACTGAGCAGGTTACCCGCTGACCAGTCTACCAGGTTGAGGTAGAAGTCATCCTGCAGCTCCGGAGCATCCAGCACTTTGAAGGGGATCTTGGAGATCTTCCGTGCTGGCTTACGAGGAGAGCGGAGCAGCTTGTGACTACGGAAATATCAAAAAAGGAATGGGAGAAGTTAATCAACCAGTTATCTGAAAGTATAGCTAAAGTGCAAAATCTGTTCAGTGTGCAGCAAAGAGAGATATTTCATACCTCTTGTTACTAAGTGGAGAAAGGGAGTACGGTGAGACTTCATTATCGCTATCAAAAGGCACTCTCTTCGTGTGGACAGTGTACTATGgagaatgaacacacacagcacaatctTAGCTAGAAATTTCTACTGTTGATTCACTCTAGCAATTGAATGCACTACAGAGATTATGggaactttttattttttcatgactCATACGTTACCCTAAACAGGCTGTGAGAGTCTTGAGAGAGGACTGCGTGACGTCGGTCGTCCGTGTGGGGGTCTGGCACAGTCTCTATCCCTGCCCCAAGCAACTCATTCCTCAACAGGGCAGCATACGCCACAGCATCTggaggtgtgggggggggggggggggagtggtgATGTTTGGGAGATATGGCCAAAGATAAAATTTAAAATTACCCCACAAGCACAAGTTCACATAAACTATCGTCCACAGCAGATTTCTGACCTTTGCTTGAATCTGAACTGGCATCTTTCGCTTTGTGGTTCTGGTTGGGAGAGCGACAGTTCTCCTGTAGAGAAAGGGAACAGTATGTCAACTATAGCTACAGCTTTTGGTTACTGGACCACTAGTCCCCAGCTTTAAATCCATCTATAAGCAATGGATTCATAAGTAATGACAGAATGTATGATTACTTTGGTTATgagtttcatacactttctgtagTTAAACATCTAAAAGGAACAAAATCTTATCAGATGTGGGACCCTGGGAGCAAATATTATCAAATGGGCTTCTGTGATGTAGTATGTGTCAATTAAAGGGTCCTTAACATGGAATACTTTCAGAATCACTGTTACAGTTGGCCTTCTTGTGGCACAGCATGGCAAGTCAAGTGAACAGCAGACTGAGTTGACATGTAAATGAATTGCTCACATTGGCATAGTGGAAGTTGATGCTCCAGTTACTTCCAGCGCGGGTGGGAATGAAGCGGTCCCCTGATTTAACGCTGACAGGACTGCAGGTAGCACTTACACACTGGGATGGTCAGAGAGAAAGATAGTAAAGTCATACAAAATCCAGGAAGGATGTTATTATATtgtaaaaaaaggggggggttagggttaggggaggggagggggagagtaATAACTCAGGAGTCATATAATTCCTAAATTGGTCCCTGCTCATACTATACTGTGTGGATAAGCAGAACTTCATTATTAATTCCAATCATGCAGTCAGTCTATGTTATAATAAAGATAGTGGTGCATGCACCAGCAGTCATTTAACCAGCTTGTCCCTCTCTGTATCTCACCTTGGTCAGGCGGGCCTCTGTCGGCAGGTTCTGGTGGTTGATTTGCCTCAGCAGACGTCTCTCATACTCTTGGTCCATCTCTGCAGGGCTGACGAGCAGCAAGGCCCCTCTGCTGCCCTCCCCGCCCCCTTTAAACCCCCGCTCCCTCCCGGTGAGGAAATCCACACTGGACTCCCAtctctgtgtaaaataaaagaggTTATAGCTGAACTCAGAGCAGAAACTCGAGTGTTTTGAGACATAGTGGCATCTCTGGCTCGGATAACACAATGGCCTGATGAGCCTGGCTTACTAATGTCAGCTCGTTTTTGTTTATGTCCTGTTATCGTAACATGGTTTTTAAACACCCACACTGCGTTTGTCGTTCATcgctcacaaaaaaaaacagacacacagcgagctctaaaatgttaaataccCCCAGAGAGCGCTAATGACAGCCGCACCGTTGTCATGGCATCCTGCTCGCTCACACAACAACCCGTTTACAAGCAATGTTAACATCAGCTGACGACCCAGCTGCTGCTCGCTCACCCGGCTGACACGGCGGCTCAGCGGACAAAATCAACTGTCATCGTCGGTTGGAAACCTCGGAGCTCCGGCGGGATGACTGGCTGTCGTTTCCTTTCCAAACAGCACCGATACAATGTAAATGCCAACGTTAAAGCGCCGCTGTTGTTTATGTTCGCTACAAAAGATGGCGACCGAATCAGCTGTAGCAGAAATAGTTTGGTTGACTTCTGCTGTCTGTGCAGTCAGAGCGGCGCAGCGGCTCTACGGCGACGCCCGCCGGAAGTCTGGGTTTACTGCAGGTGAAATCACCCTGCGTTTGCCCCTATGTGGCCACACGGTGTCGCTGCTGCactgcaaaaatatatatttttagcatTTCTGATCTAATCagaggttttctttttcttctttttaaaatgtaattcatcTCCTGTCTCACAGAAGCACAGAAACGTAACAAAGCAACAAACAGATGATTTAAAAACCCAAGCCCCAACCTGGGTTTGCATTATcatattaaattaattcattcattcattcattcattcattcatattcataaatagATTTTtcgatttttaaaatgatgactaactaactaactaactaacctaCTCAACCTCAAGTCCAGACCAGAGTTTGATTCATGGATCGTTCTACCTAAAGGAGATAAATACATTAACTACATGGTTAATAATATTAGCAGTATTACAATGTCTAGCATAATACTACATAATGTCTTGTTTGTCAGCATAATAAAGTAAGTAACTGTCAACTTAACCCCACTCTGCATTAAACACATCTAGCTCACCATTGATACAatgctcattaaaaaaaaatcttagcAGAGGTTTTCTGAATTTTAGATAGGCCTAAGTTTTAAATGGTAACAGTAAGcttatattaaaacataaaacataaaaatgtgtatgaaCTGTTTATCCGTTTATCCTCTGTGCCATCTTCAACAGCTCACAAAAGCAATTATAACATTGTTTACATGCTTTATACTTGTTTCTGAACATATATTccaaacaaaataatatatacagtatttgtccATGCACAGAACATAACATATAAAAAAATGCCTTTAGTGGTATAAAAACAGTACTCCAGTTTCCATGTTTTCCCCACCTCTTCAGTACTCTTGAACATATTGGGTTTTAATAaggtcagaaaaaaatgaataagtaaATTAATATTGGGGTTTGTGGCACCCCAAATAACGAGAAATAAAAGATTATCACAAGTTAACAACACAAGTTAAACAATCTCCTCATACTACACCAATGCCAGGTTCATCAAAGGACCGAACAgcctataaatacatttttaattaagtgTTAAAACCATGCCTCTCATGTTGTACCATCTGTGCTATCATCAGTGATTGTGTGTCCAGCAGAGGATGACAGTATTGATGGCACATGCTTGCCTAAAGGGCCCCAGTGTGAATGACTTCAAAGTAAATAAAGATCTTACATTTGCCCTCACTGACACTACATTTTCTAAACCCCCAGCTAACAGCACTGGAGAGAGTCCACTTTTCAAATGGCACAGGCAGATAAAGGTTCAGTCTGTCAACTCCCCTTTCATGTTGCAATTTCTGTTttgagacacaaaaacacaaagaaatgaagacCGATAAGAAATTAAGCTGCCCTGCTGCTGTTAGGCTTGCGACAAGGCTGGCTCACATGGTAGAGTGAAGACAAGGCATGGCATCTTTGGTGGTGCTGCAAGCTGCACGTAGGCCCTCTACCGTGCTGCTCTTTGACACATTTACATGCTGGTAAACCGGTGTATTTTACACAGACACTGTTTGTAGATGAGCTCTGATACACTTCCTGCGTCTTCAGTGGTAAGCTCACAAAGCACATAAGCACATACACTATCAGTGGTGGAATGTaattaagtacatttattcaagtaGCTAATGTacttaaatgaaatgtttaggTTTATTTTACTCAATACCTTTATTTATCTGACTAGTTACTTTTCTTAATAggattttgtattatttaaaaacattatatcTACACATTGTAAAAAATTAAACTACTGGTTCTCACCATTTTTGGCCTGTgaactctaaaaaaaaacaaacagtgtcaCGTTGCAGCCCTTTGTCACGTTTCAACCGTTGTGAAAGATGTACTCTGAtcatttacttaagtaaaaatgCCCGGTCTGCAATGTAAAAATAGAATGAAAAGCCTGCATTCAACatcctacttaagtaaaggaAGTATAATTAGCAAAATACTTCAAGTATCAAAAAACAAAGTATTAGTTAAGCAGCAAAATGCAGTGTTAGATTGTCAAAACTTGTGCACCCATTTGGAAGAAGCATGCGACTCTTGTAGCTGCTGGAGATGGAACTAGTTTAacctactttacatacagttcccaacctaggggtcaggGTCCTCCAAAAGGTCAtaagatgattaatgggagcccggtgaaaaagaaaaagaaaagttctgctgcacaaatctgttttcattttttgttttgttgtgaaatgttggTCTCTTTAGTGGAATGGTTAACAACTCACAGATACCTGAAATGTGACAATGGGCCCCAACCAGACgctgtaaagtaaaaagtacaatatttacctctgaaatgtagtaaaGTAGAAGTATAAAGAGTGAAGTACCTCAGAGGTGGACTTAATCTAGGATGTA is a genomic window containing:
- the LOC128368545 gene encoding importin-13-like, yielding MEPPANPGESPVELELTVENVESALYQLYFDPDMERKNLAQKWLTQAQASAQAWQFCWVLLSPDKLPEVQFFGASTLHTKISRHWSELPADQHESLRMQLLSHILHFSSGPKMVLTRLCVALASMALNLIPQAWSQPVADMVRAFQPQKPEPEGSSGAEATQDPQAHCLALLELLTVLPEEFQSSRLAQARRTQLRDALAGEWTVVCPMLRQLLQSQDSSNQVKEKVLRCLSSWVGLDVPLGESQELVQDCFTALSNPELFDTAVETIVNAISQPDCQRFIDALVNLMPLVLGLHDQLKTAAQDGDMETSHGICRIAVAMGETHSRVLLEQVEHWQEYLALVNMILFCTGIPGHYPVSETTSSLTLTFWYTLQDDILSFEEEKQAVYLQVYRPVYFQLVDVLLHKSHYPSQEEYTSWSSDDKEQFRIYRVDISDTLMYVYEMLGAELLSNLYDRLGGQLMDPQQSAVWQDTEALLFGFQSIAETIDVNYSDVIPGLIGLIPRINISNVMLADTVMYTIGSLAEWLADHPVMLGGILPMVLQGLVKAELSISSVSTLKRICRECRHDLSPYAQDILTVSQDVLVKEIHKSSQCMWLMQALGFLLSALPVDEILGRLHSLITPHVQQLDTLAQQEPDPTNKQSIIHILGMLSSLFTTLDINRQADGVEGSVNPRPPPSQTSRNPVVVVLQQVFTLIQTILSKWLDDSEVVEAVCGVFDKSVRTLLHDFGPMVAQLSEMLGQIYSAFPQASALDLTRQMVHIFAGEDQHTSSIKSLIVVLTNATLTIFQQGPRDHPDIAESFMHLHAQILKRKPDLYLSDELDVKALFYCGILSLKFPETPTVKATSHFFTELLPRCKDMPSLGEVLQRDGKLLTETILQAVGGGSPRSLTEHFSEVLLSLNRHCPALLSQWLKETLQAPGFPSAQVSTEQKHTFSQQLLREQTNKHRVKEIVKEFSLLCRGLQGSGYSDY
- the fzr1b gene encoding fizzy-related protein homolog, giving the protein MDQEYERRLLRQINHQNLPTEARLTKCVSATCSPVSVKSGDRFIPTRAGSNWSINFHYANENCRSPNQNHKAKDASSDSSKDAVAYAALLRNELLGAGIETVPDPHTDDRRHAVLSQDSHSLFRYTVHTKRVPFDSDNEVSPYSLSPLSNKSHKLLRSPRKPARKISKIPFKVLDAPELQDDFYLNLVDWSAGNLLSVGLGACVYLWSACTSQVTRLCDLSVDGDSVTSVCWNERGSLVAVGTHKGYVQIWDAAGGRKLTSLEGHSARVGALAWNGEQLSSGSRDRVILQRDVRTPPSAERRLQGHRQEVCGLKWSPDHQHLASGGNDNKLLVWNSSSLLPVQQYSDHLAAVKAIAWSPHQHGLLASGGGTADRCLRFWNTLTGQALQSTDTGSQVCNLAWSKHANELVSTHGYSQNQILVWKYPSLTQVAKLTGHSYRVLYLAVSPDGEAIVTGAGDETLRFWNVFSKTRCTKESKSVLNLFTRIR